The following proteins are encoded in a genomic region of Variovorax paradoxus:
- a CDS encoding CheR family methyltransferase codes for MNASEFLFTDGDFSRIRTLIHRRAGIALGEHKRQMVYSRLSRRLRDLGIPQFSTYLGLLEDSRDGDEWQLFINSLTTNLTSFFREAHHFPVLADLARKCTQPITVWCAAASTGEEPYSIAITLMEALGERASSARVIATDIDTSVLAKASAAVFTAEQVNRLSPDRLRRFFNKGTGANAGKVRVRPEVAAMVKFSRLNLLDASWPVKEPVDAIFCRNVMIYFDKPTQKKLLDRFIPLLKPHGLLFAGHSENASLVNPAFKTMGQTVYTKSKAAA; via the coding sequence ATGAACGCCTCCGAATTTCTCTTTACCGACGGCGATTTCTCCCGGATCCGCACGCTCATTCATCGCCGCGCCGGCATCGCGCTCGGCGAGCACAAGCGCCAGATGGTGTACAGCCGGCTTTCGCGCCGCCTGCGCGACCTGGGCATTCCCCAGTTCTCGACCTACCTGGGCCTGCTGGAAGACAGCCGCGACGGCGACGAGTGGCAGCTGTTCATCAATTCGCTGACGACCAACCTGACCTCGTTCTTCCGCGAAGCGCATCACTTTCCGGTGCTTGCGGACCTGGCGCGCAAATGCACCCAGCCCATCACCGTCTGGTGTGCGGCCGCATCGACCGGCGAAGAACCCTACTCGATCGCGATCACGCTGATGGAGGCACTCGGCGAGCGAGCGAGCAGCGCACGGGTGATCGCCACCGACATCGACACCTCGGTGCTGGCCAAGGCCTCGGCCGCCGTGTTCACCGCGGAGCAGGTCAACCGGCTATCTCCCGACCGCCTGCGGCGCTTTTTCAACAAGGGCACGGGTGCGAACGCGGGCAAGGTGCGGGTGCGCCCCGAGGTGGCCGCCATGGTCAAGTTCTCGCGGCTCAACCTGCTCGATGCGTCGTGGCCGGTGAAAGAGCCCGTGGATGCGATCTTCTGCCGCAACGTGATGATCTATTTCGACAAGCCCACGCAGAAGAAACTGCTGGACCGCTTCATCCCGCTGCTGAAGCCGCACGGGCTGCTGTTCGCCGGCCACTCCGAGAACGCCTCGCTGGTCAACCCGGCGTTCAAGACGATGGGACAGACGGTCTACACGAAGAGCAAGGCCGCTGCATGA
- the cheD gene encoding chemoreceptor glutamine deamidase CheD: MSPNLLRERGFQPAAVPGSVASHHYFDRDFDCTAVKLLPAEYYVTDAGILLTTVLGSCVAACITDMEAGVAGMNHFMLPDDAEADACDQVESMRYGAYAMDVLIAELLRAGGRRERLRAKVFGGAAVLANMTMLNIGGRNADFVLRYLEKQRVTVAAQDLRGLHARRVCLLPAAGKAVVRKLRAQADIQAVQHDEGELLRKWSATYGKGSWVA; encoded by the coding sequence ATGAGCCCGAACCTGCTTCGCGAGCGGGGTTTCCAGCCGGCGGCCGTGCCGGGCTCGGTGGCCAGCCACCACTACTTCGACCGCGACTTCGACTGCACCGCGGTCAAGCTGCTGCCCGCCGAGTACTACGTGACCGACGCCGGCATCCTGCTGACCACGGTGCTGGGCTCCTGCGTGGCGGCCTGCATCACCGACATGGAAGCCGGCGTGGCGGGCATGAATCATTTCATGCTCCCGGACGATGCCGAGGCGGATGCATGCGACCAGGTCGAGTCGATGCGCTACGGCGCCTACGCCATGGACGTGCTGATTGCCGAGCTGCTGCGCGCGGGGGGAAGGCGCGAACGTCTGCGGGCCAAGGTCTTCGGCGGCGCCGCGGTGCTGGCCAACATGACCATGCTCAACATCGGCGGGCGCAACGCCGATTTCGTGCTGCGCTACCTCGAGAAACAGCGCGTCACCGTCGCCGCGCAGGACTTGCGCGGCCTGCACGCGCGCCGCGTGTGCCTGCTGCCTGCCGCCGGCAAGGCGGTGGTGCGCAAGCTGCGCGCGCAAGCCGATATCCAGGCGGTCCAGCACGACGAAGGCGAGCTGCTGCGCAAATGGTCTGCCACGTATGGCAAGGGGAGTTGGGTCGCATGA
- a CDS encoding protein-glutamate methylesterase/protein-glutamine glutaminase, translating into MKKIKVLCVDDSALIRSVMTEIINSQADMTVVGTAADPLQARDLIKVTNPDVLTLDVEMPRMDGLEFLEKLMRLRPMPVVMVSSLTERGSEIALRALELGAIDFVTKPRLGVRDGLMQYTEIIAGKIRTAAAARLLPSRHAASAKGAPDSPQEPMLRSPLLSTEKLIIIGASTGGTEAIREVLLPLPPDAPAVLIAQHMPAGFTRSFAQRLNGLCRITVKEAEHGERVLPGYAYIAPGGFHLSLSRSGANYVAQLNEEPPVNRHRPSIDVLFDSAARHAGKNAIGMILTGMGKDGAEGLLRMKQAGAYTFAQDEASCVVFGMPREAIALGAVDDVAPVGEMGRRVLAHLRTFGERANRV; encoded by the coding sequence ATGAAGAAGATCAAGGTACTTTGCGTCGACGATTCGGCGCTGATTCGCAGCGTGATGACGGAGATCATCAACAGCCAGGCCGACATGACGGTGGTCGGCACCGCGGCGGATCCGCTTCAGGCGCGCGACCTCATCAAGGTGACGAACCCGGATGTGCTCACGCTCGACGTCGAGATGCCGCGCATGGACGGGCTGGAGTTTCTCGAGAAGCTCATGCGCCTGCGCCCCATGCCCGTCGTCATGGTCTCGTCGCTGACCGAGCGCGGCTCGGAAATCGCGCTGCGCGCGCTGGAACTGGGCGCGATCGACTTCGTGACCAAGCCGCGGCTGGGCGTGCGCGACGGCCTCATGCAGTACACCGAAATCATCGCGGGCAAGATCCGCACGGCCGCCGCGGCCCGGTTGCTGCCGAGCCGGCACGCCGCGTCGGCGAAGGGTGCGCCGGACAGCCCGCAGGAACCGATGCTGCGCAGCCCGCTGCTGAGCACCGAGAAGCTCATCATCATCGGCGCTTCCACGGGCGGAACGGAAGCCATCCGCGAGGTGCTGCTGCCGCTGCCGCCGGACGCGCCGGCCGTGCTCATTGCGCAGCACATGCCGGCCGGCTTCACGCGGTCCTTCGCGCAGCGCCTGAACGGCCTGTGCCGCATCACGGTGAAGGAGGCCGAGCATGGCGAGCGCGTGCTGCCGGGCTATGCCTACATCGCGCCGGGCGGCTTTCATCTTTCGCTCAGCCGCAGCGGCGCCAACTACGTGGCCCAGCTGAACGAGGAGCCGCCGGTGAACCGCCATCGTCCGTCCATCGACGTGCTCTTCGACTCGGCTGCGCGGCATGCCGGCAAGAACGCGATCGGAATGATCCTGACGGGCATGGGCAAGGACGGCGCCGAAGGGCTGCTGCGCATGAAGCAGGCCGGCGCCTACACCTTCGCCCAGGACGAGGCCAGCTGCGTGGTCTTCGGCATGCCGCGGGAAGCCATTGCATTGGGTGCCGTTGACGACGTGGCGCCGGTAGGAGAGATGGGGCGCCGCGTGCTGGCCCATCTGCGCACCTTCGGCGAACGTGCGAACCGGGTTTGA
- the cheY gene encoding chemotaxis response regulator CheY produces MDKSIKILVVDDFPTMRRIVRNLLKELEFLNVDEAEDGAAGLEKLRGGNFGFVVSDWNMPNMDGLTMLQTIRADPELGKLPVLMVTAEAKKENIIAAAQAGANGYVVKPFTAATLEEKINKIFEKLQKEAA; encoded by the coding sequence ATCGATAAGAGCATCAAAATTTTGGTTGTGGACGACTTCCCGACCATGCGGCGCATCGTGCGCAACCTGTTGAAGGAACTCGAGTTCCTCAACGTCGACGAGGCGGAAGACGGCGCGGCCGGCCTTGAGAAGCTGCGCGGCGGCAACTTCGGCTTCGTGGTTTCGGACTGGAACATGCCCAACATGGACGGCCTGACCATGCTGCAGACCATTCGCGCCGACCCCGAGCTCGGCAAGCTGCCGGTGCTCATGGTCACGGCCGAGGCCAAGAAGGAAAACATCATCGCGGCCGCGCAGGCCGGCGCCAACGGCTATGTGGTCAAGCCCTTCACGGCGGCCACGCTCGAAGAGAAGATCAACAAGATCTTCGAGAAGCTCCAGAAAGAGGCGGCCTGA
- the cheZ gene encoding protein phosphatase CheZ — protein MTHAALEPAEHGNTAEELLGRIGQLTRQLREGLRELGLDKQVAKAAQAIPDARDRLGYIASMTERAAHRALNAIDLAQPLQEDLATHAKGLSRRWDEWFANPVELDHARQLVMDTRGYLQDVPQKAGAINTQLIEILMAQDFQDLTGQVIKKMMEVVNDVETQLLQVLIDNSHLEKHLEKSLEKRQETEASSLQNGPQVVAGNPDAVTGQAQVDDLLESLGF, from the coding sequence ATGACACACGCTGCGCTCGAACCCGCGGAGCATGGGAATACAGCCGAAGAGTTGCTCGGGCGCATCGGGCAACTGACCCGGCAACTGCGCGAAGGCCTGCGCGAGCTGGGGCTCGACAAGCAGGTGGCCAAGGCGGCGCAGGCTATTCCCGATGCGCGCGACCGCCTAGGCTACATCGCCTCGATGACCGAACGGGCGGCGCACCGCGCCCTCAACGCCATCGACCTCGCGCAGCCCTTGCAGGAAGACCTCGCCACGCATGCCAAGGGGCTGAGCCGGCGCTGGGACGAATGGTTCGCGAACCCGGTCGAACTCGACCATGCGCGCCAACTGGTCATGGACACGCGCGGCTACCTGCAGGATGTGCCGCAGAAGGCCGGCGCGATCAACACGCAGCTGATCGAGATCCTGATGGCGCAGGACTTCCAGGACCTGACCGGCCAGGTCATCAAGAAGATGATGGAAGTGGTCAACGACGTGGAGACGCAGTTGCTCCAGGTGCTGATCGACAATTCGCACCTCGAAAAGCATCTTGAGAAGAGTCTCGAGAAGCGCCAGGAAACGGAAGCCAGCAGTTTGCAGAACGGCCCGCAGGTGGTTGCGGGCAATCCCGATGCTGTAACGGGCCAGGCCCAGGTCGATGACCTGCTGGAGAGCCTGGGGTTCTAG
- a CDS encoding peptidoglycan-binding protein, translated as MVLAGCQNMPALDMQMGSPSAKTVATGSAAGSAASGESSALERCDSPLGTVSLVENVNAGWYTVLTGEYRLPPTANLLRLLVQQSNCFVVVERGAAGMNAMTRERALQQSGEMRGGSNFGRGQMVASDYGLSPEIVFSNSDAGGLGGALGGLVGGGRGLAIAKLGASLQTKEASALLTLIDNRSGVQVAAAEGSASKTDFAGFANLSGLSAAGGIGGYTRTPQGKVIAAAFMDSFNQMVRSLRSYKAQTVRGQGLGGGGRLGVDGGAAPSSTSAPSASNRRGK; from the coding sequence ATGGTTCTGGCAGGCTGCCAGAACATGCCCGCTCTCGACATGCAGATGGGCAGCCCATCCGCCAAGACGGTGGCCACCGGCAGCGCGGCCGGCTCGGCCGCCTCCGGCGAAAGCAGCGCCCTCGAGCGCTGCGACTCGCCGCTCGGCACCGTCTCGCTGGTCGAGAACGTCAATGCGGGCTGGTACACCGTGCTCACCGGCGAATACCGCCTGCCACCCACGGCCAACCTGCTGCGCCTCCTGGTGCAGCAATCGAACTGCTTCGTGGTGGTCGAGCGCGGTGCGGCCGGCATGAACGCCATGACGCGCGAGCGCGCGCTGCAGCAGTCGGGCGAAATGCGCGGTGGCAGCAATTTCGGACGCGGCCAGATGGTGGCCTCCGACTACGGCCTGTCGCCCGAGATCGTGTTCAGCAACAGCGATGCCGGCGGTCTCGGCGGTGCGCTGGGTGGGTTGGTGGGTGGAGGACGAGGCCTCGCCATTGCCAAACTGGGCGCAAGCTTGCAGACAAAGGAAGCCAGCGCACTGTTGACCCTTATCGACAACCGCTCGGGCGTGCAGGTGGCGGCGGCCGAAGGCAGTGCGTCCAAGACCGACTTTGCGGGCTTTGCCAATCTGAGCGGCCTCTCCGCCGCCGGCGGCATCGGTGGCTACACGCGCACGCCACAGGGCAAGGTGATTGCCGCTGCGTTCATGGACTCCTTCAATCAGATGGTCAGGTCGCTGCGCAGCTACAAGGCGCAGACGGTACGCGGCCAGGGCCTCGGCGGCGGTGGGCGCCTGGGCGTGGATGGCGGGGCGGCGCCTTCGTCGACTTCGGCGCCTTCTGCGTCAAATCGCAGAGGAAAGTAG